In Isoptericola jiangsuensis, the following proteins share a genomic window:
- a CDS encoding alpha/beta fold hydrolase, which translates to MPTVITDDGALIFYKDYGDTDAKPVLLSHGWPLNADAWEATARFLAENGYRAITHDRRGHGRSTQTWQGNEMDTYADDLACLIDSLDLHDITLVGHSTGGGEIVHYVGRHSSARVAKVVLVSAVPPLMLKRDDNPEGLDISVFDAIRAGEAANRSQLYRDLADGPFFGHNRNGDIDQGFRDAFWLQGMASGHRAAYECIAAFSETDFRPDLDKLDVPVLVIHGDDDQIVPFEVGGKRSAELVDGAVLKVYEGSGHTLPDTDRDRLHADLLDFISS; encoded by the coding sequence ATGCCTACCGTGATCACCGACGACGGAGCCCTGATCTTCTACAAGGACTACGGCGACACCGACGCCAAGCCCGTGCTGCTCAGCCACGGCTGGCCCCTCAACGCCGACGCGTGGGAAGCAACCGCCCGCTTCCTGGCCGAAAACGGATACCGCGCCATCACGCACGACCGCCGCGGGCACGGCCGCTCGACCCAGACATGGCAGGGCAACGAGATGGACACCTACGCCGACGACCTCGCCTGCCTCATCGACTCCCTCGACCTGCACGACATCACCCTCGTCGGGCACTCCACCGGCGGCGGGGAGATCGTGCACTACGTCGGACGGCACTCCAGTGCCCGCGTCGCCAAGGTCGTCCTGGTCTCGGCCGTCCCACCGCTGATGCTCAAGCGCGACGACAACCCCGAGGGCCTGGACATCAGCGTGTTCGACGCGATCCGCGCCGGCGAGGCCGCCAACCGGTCCCAGCTGTACCGCGACTTGGCCGACGGACCCTTCTTCGGCCACAACCGCAACGGTGACATCGACCAGGGCTTCCGTGACGCGTTCTGGCTGCAGGGCATGGCCAGCGGGCACCGCGCCGCCTACGAGTGCATCGCCGCGTTCTCCGAGACGGACTTCCGCCCCGACCTGGACAAGCTCGACGTCCCCGTCCTCGTCATCCACGGCGACGACGACCAGATCGTGCCCTTCGAGGTCGGCGGGAAGCGCTCGGCAGAGCTCGTCGACGGCGCCGTGCTGAAGGTCTACGAGGGCAGCGGGCACACGCTGCCCGACACCGACCGGGACCGGCTCCACGCCGACCTGCTCGACTTCATCAGCTCCTGA